The window GGATTGACTGCTGCACCTGCAATTGCTCAATATGTTGTTGATGAAATTATAAAAAAAGAAATGAATACAAAATTCTTAAAAAGACAAGATTTTAATCCTAAAGTAGATAGTTTTAGAGTATTTAATGAAGAAGATATAGATCTTTGGAATGAAAGAATTGAAAATGATCCAGAAGCTGGAGAACTTGTATGTTTCTGCAATAAAGTTAGCAAAAAGGATATTAAAGCGGCTATAAAAAAAGGTGCAAAAACTTTAGAAGATATAAAATTTTTGACAGGGGCATCTTTTGGAGAATGTCAAGGAAGTTATTGCTCATCAAAAATAGTAAAAATTTTGGCAGAAGAATTGAATAAGAAACCAGAAGATATTGTTATGAATGAAAAAGGAACTTGGATTATTGATTCAGAGGTGAGATTATGATTTATAATACAGATGTTGTTGTTGTTGGCGGTGGAGCGGCTGGTCTAGCAGCGGCATTAGGTGCAGCAGATGAAAATGCCGAAGTTATTTTAGTTGAAAGAGAAGATGATGTTGGTGGAGTTTTAAATCAATGCATACATAATGGTTTTGGACTTCAATATCTAAAAGAAGATTTAACCGGTCCTGAATTTAAAGAGATTATGCAAGAAAAAATTTTTAATCCAAAGATAAGAATATTACCAAAATCATATATTTTGGGAGTTAATAAAGATAAATCTGTTTTTCTTGTTAATAAATATGGTGTTCATACGATTAATACAAAAACTATGGTTATTGCAACAGGGGCAAGAGAAAGGCCATTTTCGTCTATAGGAATAGCTGGTAAAAGACCTTCAGGAGTCTTTTCGGCAGGACTTGCTCAAAGATATATGAATTTAATGAATTTGAAACCAGGAAATTCAGCTTTAATAGTCGGTTCTGGTGATATAGGACTTATAATGGCGAGAAGACTTACTCTTGAGGGAGTTGATGTTAAAGCTGTTATTGAGATTATGTCATATCCTGGAGGGCTTGAAAGAAATATTCAACAATGTTTAAAAGATTTTAATATACCTCTATATCTTTCAAGATCTGTAAAAGAAATAAGTGGAGAAGAAAGAGTTGAAAAAATATTAACTACAAAAGTAGATGAAAGATTCAATTATGTCGATGGAGAAGATATGATTTTTGAAGTAGACACTTTAATATCTTCTGTAGGATTGATACCAAATATTAAACCTTTTGACTTTTTAAATCATGATAATGGTTTTATAACTTCCAATACAAATCAAACATCTGCTGATTGGATATTTGCTGCCGGTAATTGTACTGTAGTATTTGATTTAGTTGATTATGTTGCAGCACAAGGAGAAAAAGCCGGAAGATTTGCTGCAAAAAAAGCATTAAAAAATTATGAAGATGATAAAATTATAAAACTTCAAAAAAGTAAAAATATAGGAATAATGTATCCTACATATATAAACACTGATTTTAAAGGAGAACTTTTTTTAAGAGTAAAAAAACCTTTTAATAAAATATGCATAGAAATACCTGAATATGGAATAAAAAAAGTTATAAATGAAGCTATTCCTTCGGAAATGATAAAAATTCAATTAAGAGATATAAAGAATTTTAATGAAATTATAGAGGTGAAAGCTTATGAAATTGTTTGAAGAGAGAATGACATGTGTTAATTGCCCTGTTGGATGTAAAGTTACAATAAAATTTTATGAAGATAAAACTATAGAAAGTATTGAAGGAAACAGATGTGAAAAAGGAAGGCAATTTGTTATAGATGAAATAATAGATCCCAAGAGAACTCTTGTTACAAGTATTCTCGTTAAGAATGGTAAACAGCCTCTCACATCTGTAAAGTCTGATAAACCATTACCTTTAAAATTTGTTGAAGAAGCTATGAAAATAATAAGAAAAACAGTAGTTAAAGCACCTGTTAAAAGGGGGGATATTCTAATTAAAAAAATTTATGAAGATGTGAATATAATATCTACAAGATCTGTTGAAAAAGAAGAACTCCCTTAAGGTGTAATTATATATTAAGGAGTGTGGGGAAAATGTCGACATTTGTTGCTGAAATTATTGGAACAGCTGTTCTGATATTGTTGGGCGATGGAGTTGTTGCTGGGGTTTCTTTAAATAAGTCGAAAGCAAAAGACTCCGGATGGATAGTCATAACTTTTGCATGGGGTTTAGCAGTATCGATGGGAGTTTTTGCTTCTGGTGAAATAAGCGGAGCTCATTTGAATCCGGCTGTTACAGTTGGATTAGCTTCAATAGGAAAATTTCCTTGGGCTGAAGTGCCTATGTATATATTTGCTCAGTTAATAGGGGCATTTATTGGTGCAGTATTGGTTTGGTTGACCTATTTGCCTCATTGGAAAGAAACTGAAAGCCAAGAAAGCAAATTAGCTGTTTTTTGTACGGCACCAGCTATAAGAGATTATGGTAAAAATATGTTAACAGAGATTATAGGGACTTTTATGCTCGTTTTTGGTATTCTTTTTATAGGAACAAATAATTTACAAAATGGAGTATCTGCATTATCTGTTGGTTTATTAGTATTTGTTATAGGAATGTCATTAGGTGGACCAACCGGTTATGCAATAAATCCTGCGAGGGATTTAGGACCAAGAATAGCACATGCTATTTTACCCATACATGGCAAGGGTAAATCTGATTGGAAATATTCATGGGTGCCTGTAATAGGACCTATCATAGGTGGTATTATAGGTGCATTTACATTTAACTTAATATTTTAAATAAAATGTGTATAAGAACAAAAGGGGGATACAATTATGAAAAAATATATTCTTTCATTTGATCAAGGAACAACAAGTTCAAGAGCTATACTCTTTGATCATAATGGCAAAATAAAAGGAGTTTCTCAGAAAGAATTTAAACAGATGTTTCCAAAATCTGGTTGGGTAGAACATGATGCAATGGAAATATGGGGAAGTCAAAGTGGTGTTGCAAGAGAAGTTCTTGAAACGGCAGGAGTTAAACCAGATGAAGTTGCAGCAATTGGTATAACAAATCAAAGAGAAACAACTGTTGTTTGGGATAAAAATACTGGAAGACCTGTTTACAATGCCATTGTATGGCAATGTAGAAGAACAGCAGCCATTTGTGATGAGTTAAAAAGAAAAGGTTGGGAAGAAAGAATAAAAGAAAAAACAGGTCTTGTAATAGATGCTTATTTTTCAGCAACAAAAATAAAATGGATTTTAGATAATATAGATGGTGCAAGAGAAAAAGCTGAAAAAGGGGAATTATTATTTGGAACTATAGATACATGGCTCATATGGAATTTAACAAGGGGAAAAGTTCATGTGACAGATTATTCCAATGCATCAAGAACTATGCTATATAATATAAAAGAATTAAAATGGGATGATGAAATACTTGAAGAGTTAAATATACCTAAATCTATGCTTCCAGAAGTTAAGCCTTCAAGTTGTGTATATGGTTACACAGATGAACGAACTTTTGGAGGATCTAATATTCCAATAGCTGGAATTGCAGGAGATCAACAGGCAGCACTTTTTGGACAAGCTTGTTATCAACAGGGAATGGCAAAAAACACTTATGGTACAGGTTGTTTTATGCTCATGAATACTGGTGAAAAACCTGTTGAATCTAAAAATGGCCTTTTGACAACTATAGCATGGGGTATAGAAGATAAAGTTTATTATGCATTAGAAGGTAGTATATTCGTTGCTGGAGCTGCAATACAATGGTTGAGAGATGAATTAAGACTTGTATATGATGCACCTCAATCAGAATATTATGCTAATCTGGTTAAAGATACAGAAGGTGTTTATGTTGTGCCTGCTTTTACAGGACTTGGAGCACCGTATTGGGATATGTACGCAAGAGGAGCTATTTTAGGTTTAACAAGAGGAACAAAGAGAGAACATCTTGTAAGAGCTACACTTGAATCTTTAGCATATCAGTCTAAAGATGTTTTAGAAGCTATGCAACAGGATTCTGGTATAGAGTTAAAAGCTTTAAAGGTAGATGGTGGAGCGGCAGCAAATGACTTTTTAATGCAATTTCAATCTGATATATTGAATGTTCCAGTATTAAGACCTTCTGTACTCGAAACAACGGCTATGGGTGCAGCATTTCTTGCAGGACTTGCAGTTAAGTTTTGGGAAAGTGAGAAGGACATACAAAATATATGGGAAGTTAATAAGACTTTTGAAAGTAAAATGGAAGAATCCGATAGAATAAAAAAATATAAAGGATGGCAAAAAGCAGTAAAAAGAGCTATGGATTGGGAAGAAAAAGAATAAATTTTATCAAAATGATCCTTGATTTATCAAGGGTCATTTTTTAATATTTTTAGTATAATAGAATTAAATACTTACAGGAGGAGATTTTTATGATATTTTTC is drawn from Oceanotoga teriensis and contains these coding sequences:
- a CDS encoding NAD(P)/FAD-dependent oxidoreductase produces the protein MIYNTDVVVVGGGAAGLAAALGAADENAEVILVEREDDVGGVLNQCIHNGFGLQYLKEDLTGPEFKEIMQEKIFNPKIRILPKSYILGVNKDKSVFLVNKYGVHTINTKTMVIATGARERPFSSIGIAGKRPSGVFSAGLAQRYMNLMNLKPGNSALIVGSGDIGLIMARRLTLEGVDVKAVIEIMSYPGGLERNIQQCLKDFNIPLYLSRSVKEISGEERVEKILTTKVDERFNYVDGEDMIFEVDTLISSVGLIPNIKPFDFLNHDNGFITSNTNQTSADWIFAAGNCTVVFDLVDYVAAQGEKAGRFAAKKALKNYEDDKIIKLQKSKNIGIMYPTYINTDFKGELFLRVKKPFNKICIEIPEYGIKKVINEAIPSEMIKIQLRDIKNFNEIIEVKAYEIV
- a CDS encoding DUF1667 domain-containing protein, with protein sequence MKLFEERMTCVNCPVGCKVTIKFYEDKTIESIEGNRCEKGRQFVIDEIIDPKRTLVTSILVKNGKQPLTSVKSDKPLPLKFVEEAMKIIRKTVVKAPVKRGDILIKKIYEDVNIISTRSVEKEELP
- a CDS encoding MIP/aquaporin family protein → MGKMSTFVAEIIGTAVLILLGDGVVAGVSLNKSKAKDSGWIVITFAWGLAVSMGVFASGEISGAHLNPAVTVGLASIGKFPWAEVPMYIFAQLIGAFIGAVLVWLTYLPHWKETESQESKLAVFCTAPAIRDYGKNMLTEIIGTFMLVFGILFIGTNNLQNGVSALSVGLLVFVIGMSLGGPTGYAINPARDLGPRIAHAILPIHGKGKSDWKYSWVPVIGPIIGGIIGAFTFNLIF
- the glpK gene encoding glycerol kinase GlpK codes for the protein MKKYILSFDQGTTSSRAILFDHNGKIKGVSQKEFKQMFPKSGWVEHDAMEIWGSQSGVAREVLETAGVKPDEVAAIGITNQRETTVVWDKNTGRPVYNAIVWQCRRTAAICDELKRKGWEERIKEKTGLVIDAYFSATKIKWILDNIDGAREKAEKGELLFGTIDTWLIWNLTRGKVHVTDYSNASRTMLYNIKELKWDDEILEELNIPKSMLPEVKPSSCVYGYTDERTFGGSNIPIAGIAGDQQAALFGQACYQQGMAKNTYGTGCFMLMNTGEKPVESKNGLLTTIAWGIEDKVYYALEGSIFVAGAAIQWLRDELRLVYDAPQSEYYANLVKDTEGVYVVPAFTGLGAPYWDMYARGAILGLTRGTKREHLVRATLESLAYQSKDVLEAMQQDSGIELKALKVDGGAAANDFLMQFQSDILNVPVLRPSVLETTAMGAAFLAGLAVKFWESEKDIQNIWEVNKTFESKMEESDRIKKYKGWQKAVKRAMDWEEKE